The genomic interval ATAATTTTAGTATTTCATCTATTTTCTCCGATCAGTCCTTGTTCTTTTAGTAATATAGTGAGTTTTGAGTGTGCTTATATTTGAAGTAAACTTTCCATATCCTCCTACAAAACTCCCCAAAAATTTCCGAAAGACTTCACAAAAGTCCAATATTTAGTGTTGGACTTTTGTATTTTCTGAATTCTTTATTGAATTACTCCCAACTTTTTGTCCTGATTCATTTAAAAGGTGTTTAATCTCAATGTAACAATGAAATTTCTTCCGGGTGCACTAATATTTGATGCGAACGTTCTGTAATTTTGGTCCAATATATTTTCGCAAGCAACCTGAGCAGACAATTTAGAATTAAATTGATACCCGATTCTTAAGTTGTAAGTAATCCAATTTGGCATTCCGTCTGCTGTTGCATAGGCCAAATTATCTTCACCACTATCTGAATAATCGGCTAGTTTTTTCCAACCAGAGTATTGAGTGAAAAACTCGGTCTGCAGTTTTTTCCAGGTAAACTGAAGGGAAGTTTTTCCATATACAGGCGGTATGTGGTCTAATGGCTTTTCATCGCCTTCAACATAAACGCGGCCTTGTGTGTAGTTAATGGAAGAAGTCACGACCCAATGTTTCAGAAATTGAGCTTTAATACTTCCTTCAGCACCGTATACGATACCATAATTTGCATTTTTAGCGGAATAAACATCTACATAGTTATTATTGTAAAAAGCAGTATCAGAACCGTTTAAAGTAGATGGGAGTATGGCAATCACATTTTCTATTCTGGAATAATAACCCAGAGCCGACACCTGAATATTATCCTTGTACCGATAGCTTATACCTAATTCCCCGCTATATACAGTTTCAGGTTTCAAGTTTGTATTTGGAACCACCAATTTTCCAGAGGTATTGTTTGTTTCAACTACCGATTCAAAAACTTTTGCCAAATCATCAATATTGGGAGCTCTGAATCCGGTTGATCCGTTCAATGAAATCCGAATGCTCTTAATTGGTTGTAGAATCACTCCCAGATTACCGTTCAGAGCACTATTGTTTTGCTTTGCTTCGCTGTATGGAAAAGGGTAAAATGTCCGATCATTAAATTTAGCTTTAAGATGAACGTAGTTGGCCCGGATTCCACCGCTTAAAATAAACTTATCCGAAATCTCAATCACATCTGTTACGTAAATAGCACCAGTCGACATGGAAGATCCTCCATCAGGATAGCGGGTATCTAAAGAACCTGACGTGTCAACTAATATGTTTTGTTTGTTTGCGGTCGACTGAACCTGATCATATTTCGCAAATATCCCATATCTGATTTCATGTTTTCCCAGTCTTTTCTCCAAATCAACGAGTAGTGTACTAACCAATACTTTTTCAGTTCGATGATTTAAAAAGTCTGATTTATAGGCTCTGTCATGGCGGCTTTCTTCAATCCATTGCTGAGAAGCATTCACTTTCACCTGATCATAGATTTTACTTTTTTGGTTGATCGATAAATCATAAGCGATTAAAGCTCTGAATTGAGGGCCGTAATACCATTCAGAAAAGCGGGGAAGCCCATTTTTTGTCTGGGTAAGTCTGTCGTATCGATCGATATCAGAAGAATTTGAAAGCTGCATATTCAAGGTATGAACTATGTGATCATTCTGCTTAAATGCAATTTTTTGAATAATATCGTATTGTGAGTATGCAGATCCTACCTGCTTATTTTTGTTTGAATTATTCACCATCGAATCTACATCATTGATTCGATCAACATAGAATGTTCTTTCACCAAAATCCGGATACTTACTTTTTCTTACTTTTCCTTGAGTTAAGTCACCAAAATGGGAATACGTAAAACTTGTAAATGAAGACCAGCGTTTCCAGCCAAGGTTTAAAGACGCATGTCCGGAGAAACCATTTGCAGCTGAAAAGTATCGTGCAAATGAGTTCGTTTTGATCAGTATCGAATCGGTTTCAGAGAATTGGGGTTTCATAGTATGAAAATGCATTACTCCCCCAAGTGCATCTGACCCGTATACAACAGAACCTGGCCCATAAACGATTTCTACACTTTCTAAAGCCGCTGGATCGATTGTCAGGACATTCTGAAGATGTCCCCCCCTGTAAATGGCATTATTCAATGGAATGCCATCAACCACGAGAAGTATTTTATTGGTTTCAAAGCCTCTTATCACTGGTGAACCACCTCCCAATTGTGATTTTTGGATGAAAACTGCTCCATTAGACGCCAGTAAATCTGCGGTACTACTTTGATTCATTCTCTGGATCTCTGAACTCCTGATTGTTTCAATTCGTTTCGGAACATCAGATTTCTTCTCTAAGAACCTACTTGATGAAACTGTAACTTCATCCAGATCGATGGTTTTTTCGAGTAAGGAAATAACAGTTAATTCATTATTGGATATTTGTATTGTCTTGCTGGTATAATTCGGATGCTCGAGCAGGATTTCAGATGGAACAGTTATTCCTGTTAAATCCATTAACCCGATAGCATTTGATGTGTATGTTTTTTGGTTTTGAACTACGACAGCGTTGGCAATTGGCTGCTTCGTGTAGTCATCTACAATTTGAAGTTTTTGAGCATGTGTGAAGGAGGATATGCAAGCTATAATTGCTAATAATACGTTGGTTTTGAGCATAATGAGTGTTTTTTGGATAAGAGTTTATCGCAATAATTAACAATTTGAGTGCTAAGTAATCTGTTTTTTTAACGTTGTCAAATAAAATATCCATAAAATAGTGTTCCATTCTTGGATTTGAACCTAAGGGAAACAATGAGTTGCGTGATCTGCCAGGGAGCCGTTTCAACTTTATACGCGGATTTTTGTTCCATGTTTAACCGGTTTCAATGAATAGTACTTAATTTTAACTTCATATTCAGATAATTTTGAGTTTGTTTAATTAGCTTTATTTTGCAGCTCAGTAAAAGATAAATATGGTAATCGAGTATATAACCATTTGCTTTTTTTCATTACTTGGTTCTGGACTAACATTTTTTTCTGGTTTTGGGCTCGGAACTATTTTGGTTCCCATATTTGCTATTTTCTTTCCGTTGGAACTGGCTATTTCATTAACGGCGATTGTTCACTTTCTCAACAATGCATTTAAACTCTATTTGGTGGGAAAGAATGCAAACAGGAACATTGTACTAAAATTTGGTATTCCAGCAATTGTATCTGCATTTATCGGCGCATACATTTTGACTCTCATATCCGATATGGAGCCAATACTGATGTATTCCATGTTCAATATAAGTGGTAGTATTACAATTACGAAACTCATAGTTGGGGGATTACTTTTCTTTTTTGCGCTTTTTGACATCATCCCTGGCTTATCGAAACTGGAATTTAACAAGAAGTATATCCCTCTTGGTGGATTTTTGAGCGGTTTTTTCGGTGGATTGTCTGGAAACCAGGGAGCGCTGAGAACGGCATTTTTGATACGTGCAGGTTTGTCAAAAGAGCAGTTTGTTGCGACTGGTGTAGTGATAGCTATTTTAATTGATATTTCTAGATTAGGGATTTATTCATCCGATATTGTAAAGCAGCATGATAAACTGGATTATTTACTCTTAACGATGGCCGTTTTGTCTGCTTTTTTAGGAGCATATGCCGGAAATAAGCTATTGAAGAAAGTAACTATCCGCTTTCTCCAAAACTTCGTTGCAATTATGCTTTTACTATTTTCCATCCTTTTAATGACCGGAATTTTGTAAGCTGATTTTTGGTTCCTCAGACAGCATGTTTGAATCAATTGAATTTTTTCCCAGGACGTGTTCTAACAAATAAAGAATGAATTTCTGCTTCATTATTTGAATCCTAGATCGATTTAGTCTAAATGGTAATATCTATAATTTAGTCGGATACACATTATTGATATCGCAATTATTGGATTTCTGGTACAACACGAGACGAAATAAAATAGTGCAATTTTGTTTTAATGTTTTGATGAATATTCAGTTGTAGGTAATTTTTTTGCTTTTGGAAGGATTTAAAATGAAAATATATAACCAAAAATCAATTAGCCCGGAAATTGAACAAAATAAGCTGTTAAGTTGGAAATACAACAGACACCCCTTGCTTTAATACAATTGTTTGTTTTTTGAATAGAGAAAAGAAGTTTATTAACTTTCACTCCTGAAAAATGTTGTTTTTTATACGTTTAGAAAACAACAGGAATAAACCAATAAAACTAAATACTTATGAACGGCAAACTTCAAATTGGAATACTACTTACATTCCTGCTCATGATTTGTATCAATTTCACTAGTCTGGCGCAAGAACCAGCGAAGAAATACAAACCGAGACAATTTCGAAAAGAACCGATTTGGATTGAAATGATGAATGATCCGAATGCAAACTACTATCTAACCATTAGAGCCTTTAGGGAATATTGGAAGAGCCGTATATTACCTGAAGAACCCTTTGAAAACCATGAGTTGGATACCTTCGAAAGAGAAGTCGGTTTAG from Fluviicola taffensis DSM 16823 carries:
- a CDS encoding TonB-dependent receptor plug domain-containing protein, encoding MLKTNVLLAIIACISSFTHAQKLQIVDDYTKQPIANAVVVQNQKTYTSNAIGLMDLTGITVPSEILLEHPNYTSKTIQISNNELTVISLLEKTIDLDEVTVSSSRFLEKKSDVPKRIETIRSSEIQRMNQSSTADLLASNGAVFIQKSQLGGGSPVIRGFETNKILLVVDGIPLNNAIYRGGHLQNVLTIDPAALESVEIVYGPGSVVYGSDALGGVMHFHTMKPQFSETDSILIKTNSFARYFSAANGFSGHASLNLGWKRWSSFTSFTYSHFGDLTQGKVRKSKYPDFGERTFYVDRINDVDSMVNNSNKNKQVGSAYSQYDIIQKIAFKQNDHIVHTLNMQLSNSSDIDRYDRLTQTKNGLPRFSEWYYGPQFRALIAYDLSINQKSKIYDQVKVNASQQWIEESRHDRAYKSDFLNHRTEKVLVSTLLVDLEKRLGKHEIRYGIFAKYDQVQSTANKQNILVDTSGSLDTRYPDGGSSMSTGAIYVTDVIEISDKFILSGGIRANYVHLKAKFNDRTFYPFPYSEAKQNNSALNGNLGVILQPIKSIRISLNGSTGFRAPNIDDLAKVFESVVETNNTSGKLVVPNTNLKPETVYSGELGISYRYKDNIQVSALGYYSRIENVIAILPSTLNGSDTAFYNNNYVDVYSAKNANYGIVYGAEGSIKAQFLKHWVVTSSINYTQGRVYVEGDEKPLDHIPPVYGKTSLQFTWKKLQTEFFTQYSGWKKLADYSDSGEDNLAYATADGMPNWITYNLRIGYQFNSKLSAQVACENILDQNYRTFASNISAPGRNFIVTLRLNTF
- a CDS encoding sulfite exporter TauE/SafE family protein; translation: MVIEYITICFFSLLGSGLTFFSGFGLGTILVPIFAIFFPLELAISLTAIVHFLNNAFKLYLVGKNANRNIVLKFGIPAIVSAFIGAYILTLISDMEPILMYSMFNISGSITITKLIVGGLLFFFALFDIIPGLSKLEFNKKYIPLGGFLSGFFGGLSGNQGALRTAFLIRAGLSKEQFVATGVVIAILIDISRLGIYSSDIVKQHDKLDYLLLTMAVLSAFLGAYAGNKLLKKVTIRFLQNFVAIMLLLFSILLMTGIL